From Thermogemmata fonticola, one genomic window encodes:
- a CDS encoding M20/M25/M40 family metallo-hydrolase yields MYTLPLPPRFFLTLAFLAGGLAALVHSAEVEVAPPPRLAQVQPVIRTAVDLDRAVLAEIRQRSQIMRNLQYLSDVIGARLTGSPGLERANHWTAEKMREYGLVNVRLDPWEIPVGWQRGHASMRLVEPDSGLRLLVASAGWTPGTSGKVTGPVVIIRERTKDKLAQYKGKLRNAVVLLSPPPVIAPVTDLRYGPPPPPPDKKDGKKNPPPTAISDSAEAESAIPAPREPVPYSWSTTSLAGHGFLHDEWQPGIAALNEFLKSEGVACVVSDAAKPHGLLVTTGGWPGDIVAAQNRVPRLYMAHEHYSLLWRLASQGDMSVRVETEIHNTFIRGPITVYNTVGEIRGSEKPEEIVVVGAHLDSWDLASGTTDNGTGSCVVLEVARALAALARQGHPPKRTIRFVLFSGEEQGLHGSRQYVQRYKNELPRHSAAIVHDTGTGRVFGLALHNRKGCYDILQRELETLKELEGWVGPSLRGMGGTDHLSFNSAGVPGFACLQEMDEYRLTHHTQSDTFDKAKEPFLIQGAQVVAVTALRIANLPELLPRQ; encoded by the coding sequence ATGTATACGCTGCCGCTGCCTCCCCGGTTTTTCCTGACGCTGGCTTTTCTGGCCGGCGGCCTGGCTGCTTTAGTCCACAGTGCCGAGGTAGAAGTAGCGCCCCCGCCGCGCCTGGCACAAGTGCAGCCGGTGATCCGCACAGCGGTCGATCTAGACCGGGCCGTGCTCGCCGAAATCCGGCAACGTTCCCAAATCATGCGGAACTTGCAGTATCTGTCTGATGTCATCGGCGCTCGCTTGACCGGTTCGCCGGGGCTGGAACGGGCCAATCACTGGACGGCGGAGAAGATGCGGGAATACGGTTTGGTGAACGTCCGGCTCGATCCTTGGGAAATCCCCGTCGGCTGGCAACGGGGACATGCTTCCATGCGCCTGGTGGAACCGGACAGCGGCCTGCGCCTACTTGTCGCCTCCGCTGGCTGGACCCCCGGCACCTCGGGCAAGGTAACCGGACCGGTCGTCATTATTCGGGAGCGTACTAAAGATAAGCTGGCCCAATACAAGGGGAAACTCCGCAATGCGGTTGTGCTTTTGTCCCCGCCGCCGGTCATTGCTCCTGTGACGGACCTGCGCTACGGCCCACCCCCGCCTCCGCCGGACAAAAAGGACGGTAAGAAGAATCCACCCCCAACAGCCATCTCCGATTCGGCGGAAGCAGAATCCGCTATCCCGGCACCGCGCGAACCGGTTCCTTATAGCTGGTCCACCACTTCGCTAGCAGGTCATGGCTTCCTCCACGATGAGTGGCAACCCGGTATTGCTGCCCTCAATGAGTTCCTCAAGAGCGAAGGGGTCGCCTGCGTAGTGTCGGATGCTGCCAAGCCACACGGCCTTCTGGTCACCACCGGCGGCTGGCCGGGGGACATCGTTGCCGCTCAGAACCGCGTCCCCCGCCTCTACATGGCCCATGAACATTATTCCCTCCTCTGGCGCTTGGCTTCTCAGGGAGACATGAGCGTCCGCGTCGAAACGGAAATCCACAACACCTTCATCCGCGGGCCCATCACCGTCTACAACACGGTGGGCGAAATTCGCGGCAGCGAAAAGCCGGAGGAAATCGTGGTCGTGGGCGCGCACTTGGATTCCTGGGACCTGGCCAGTGGCACCACTGACAACGGCACCGGCAGTTGCGTTGTCCTGGAAGTCGCCCGCGCACTCGCCGCCTTGGCCCGCCAGGGACATCCTCCGAAACGCACTATCCGCTTCGTTCTCTTCAGCGGGGAGGAGCAAGGATTGCACGGTTCCCGCCAGTATGTGCAGCGCTACAAAAACGAACTGCCGCGCCATTCCGCCGCCATCGTCCACGACACCGGCACCGGACGGGTTTTTGGCCTAGCTCTGCATAACCGCAAGGGATGTTACGACATCCTCCAACGGGAACTGGAGACCCTCAAGGAACTGGAGGGCTGGGTCGGTCCCAGCTTGCGCGGCATGGGCGGCACAGACCATCTCTCCTTCAACAGCGCCGGGGTACCAGGTTTCGCCTGCCTGCAAGAGATGGACGAATATCGCCTGACCCACCACACCCAATCGGACACCTTCGACAAAGCTAAGGAGCCATTCCTGATCCAAGGGGCGCAGGTGGTGGCTGTCACGGCCTTACGCATTGCCAATCTGCCGGAACTGCTCCCCCGCCAGTGA
- a CDS encoding alpha-2-macroglobulin family protein translates to MARSGCGVMQSVKLSVLWIAALSLSLLVGHTMGQQSRQQMWKKVAEAEQKGLPQTALNALEPILEAALRDKDYPEAIRALVKKYHLIGTIEGNKAEEKIVRLQAEMGQMPAEMRPILHAVLGHWYWQYYQQNRWRYLNRTATAVSPGDDIRTWDLPRIYAEIDKNFEAALQAEKELQAIPISRYSHWLQGGTLPDKYRPTLYDFLAFEAIHFYASGEQAGAKPQDAFEITPDMPIFDSLDDFLAWQPQTTDRNSPNYKAIRLFQKLLSFHRQDKDPSALLDADLHRLRFGWNQAAGPDKNRRYKAALERFITTQEKHQLSALARYQLAEVLYEEGDWAQAREIALQAQRSFPKSAGGQLAKGLIVRIEAKEAQVNTERVWTEAGADITLTYRNLTEAHICIVPDDFVRALQRQRWSPNHLEEHEIKALLQHKNARRFRHVLPPTPDYKPRTEKISAPKDLKPGFYRIFVGFDPDFRSWLGYTSVFVSELAIVERQNQYTSVAEGLVVHAREGTPIAGAQIEAWQHGQQGGWFKVDAQTVTDPQGRYSLPLGVGNYILLVRHRDQFLASDPLWLRNGLDLGRIQQNVVFFTDRSIYRPGQTIHFKGIVLRTDAEADRYETLAGEPVTVVFRDVNGKEIDRLQLRSNDYGSFSGTFLAPQNRLTGAMTIRAERGGQGVAVVRVEEYKRPKFEVKLEVPQEGVRLQQAVSVQGTAQQYNGVPVAGGKVAYRVVRQVRYPRWLQDFCWWRPWRETPAQEIAHGVTTTGPDGRFTITFFARPDLQVDPADDPSFTYTITADVTDTTGETRSGTGSVQIGYVALRAEMSTPEWLPASQEVPLTLRTTTLDGQGQSARGKLTIYTLRQPPQPVRQPMDNPRERFPMRGANGGQQPPADPSQPHSWAEDKAVHTADFSTDAQGQFTARVRLAPGIYRAIVATEDRFGKKVTAKHQFIVVEPEAARCAIRLPQVLVAPKWSCEVGEEFLLLWGSGYESAQAYVEIEHRGRILQSFWTDPQRTQQLIRQRIDEKMRGGFTVRVLFVRENRAYLTQRQVEVPWSNKQLQVKWERLVSRLEPGQKTTFTAIITGPEAQKAVAEVAAAMYDASLDAFYVHNWPRQIAPFRHDHSRYFLRFENGPSRFAFVRAPVPEVVNLEPFTYRSFPKEVTGDRHGHRFFGFGPDDGLIGRSGATRLQLLSGSPPAMAEAASERLRAAPQLAKEAVGEFDRNALDPVGAPPVPPNSSSAALDQVSPRRNLQETAFFFPHLISNAQGEVRIEFTAPEALTRWKVMLFAHDPQLRSGGLAAEVVTAKDLMVQPNPPRFLREGDVIEFTAKVSNLSTEAIAGQVRLQLFDARTLRPVDAELGNIKAEQKFELAAKESKTYAWRLTVPDGVGPLLYRVVAAGPRMSDGEEAHLPVLARRVLVRESLPLPIRNAGMKTFEFRKLLESGRSDTLRHQTLTVQMVSQPAWYAIMALPYLMEYPYECSEQVFNRLYANALARHIANSDPRIRRVFDQWKGTAALDSPLEKNADLKSVLLEETPWIREAVRESEARRQVGVLFDNDRLDRELAATLQKLAQMQHPDGAWPWFPGGPPNHYITLYITTGFGRLRHLGVKIDMEPALRAVVHLDHLAQRLYLEAQKHKPQENHLSPIVAFYLYGRSFFLADRAIAPEHQEAVNYWLDQARKYWLPLGHRQSQAHLALGLHRFGDKETARAILKSIREHAKVEEELGMYWRDQEMSHSWFRAPIETQALMIEAFDEVLGDAEAVENCKVWLLKMKQTTDWKTTKATADAIYALLLRGDNLLQSDALVEVTVGDYKIVPQKVEAGTGFYEHRFVQSDIKPDYGRITLRKTDAGVSWGSIHWSYLEDLSKVTPQTDTPLKLEKKLFRRTYGKSGPVLTPVEPGAAVAVGDELVVRIILRTDRDMEYVHLKDYRGSGTEPVNVLSRYKWQDGLGYYESTRDTASHFFIEYLPKGVYVFEYALRVQHRGQYPMGYAQVQCMYAPEFQSHSETLTLRVE, encoded by the coding sequence ATGGCCAGGTCTGGCTGCGGAGTTATGCAATCGGTCAAGCTCAGCGTACTGTGGATAGCAGCCCTATCGCTATCCCTGTTGGTGGGCCATACCATGGGTCAACAATCGCGTCAGCAGATGTGGAAGAAGGTGGCGGAGGCGGAGCAGAAAGGCTTGCCGCAGACGGCTCTCAACGCTTTGGAGCCGATCCTGGAAGCGGCCCTGCGGGACAAAGACTATCCCGAAGCAATTCGTGCCTTGGTCAAAAAATACCATCTGATCGGGACCATCGAGGGAAACAAAGCCGAAGAAAAGATCGTACGCTTGCAAGCGGAGATGGGCCAAATGCCCGCGGAGATGCGGCCCATCCTGCATGCCGTTCTGGGTCATTGGTACTGGCAGTATTATCAGCAGAACCGCTGGCGGTATTTGAATCGAACGGCGACAGCGGTGTCTCCCGGCGACGATATTCGCACTTGGGACCTGCCGCGCATCTATGCGGAGATCGACAAAAACTTTGAGGCGGCCTTGCAAGCGGAAAAGGAGTTGCAAGCCATTCCCATCAGCCGCTATAGCCACTGGCTCCAGGGCGGCACCCTCCCGGACAAGTACCGGCCTACGCTTTACGATTTCCTCGCCTTCGAGGCGATCCACTTCTATGCCTCCGGAGAGCAAGCCGGGGCCAAGCCGCAAGACGCCTTCGAGATCACCCCGGACATGCCCATCTTCGACTCGCTGGATGATTTCCTCGCCTGGCAGCCTCAGACCACCGATCGCAACAGCCCCAACTACAAAGCCATTCGACTGTTCCAGAAACTGCTGAGTTTCCACCGGCAGGACAAAGACCCCAGTGCGCTGCTGGACGCCGATCTGCACCGGTTACGCTTCGGCTGGAACCAAGCGGCGGGGCCTGACAAGAACCGGCGGTACAAGGCGGCCCTGGAGCGGTTCATCACGACGCAAGAGAAGCACCAGCTGTCCGCCTTGGCTCGCTATCAACTCGCCGAGGTTCTCTACGAGGAAGGGGACTGGGCCCAAGCGCGGGAAATCGCCCTCCAGGCTCAGCGCAGCTTCCCGAAGAGCGCCGGTGGCCAACTCGCTAAGGGATTAATCGTCCGCATCGAAGCGAAGGAAGCTCAGGTGAACACAGAGCGCGTCTGGACCGAAGCGGGGGCGGACATTACTCTCACCTACCGCAATTTGACCGAGGCCCACATCTGCATCGTTCCCGATGATTTTGTGCGTGCTTTGCAGAGACAGCGGTGGAGTCCGAACCATCTCGAGGAGCACGAGATCAAGGCGTTGCTCCAACACAAGAATGCTCGGCGGTTCCGCCACGTCCTGCCCCCCACGCCAGACTACAAACCGCGGACGGAAAAAATCTCGGCCCCCAAGGACCTCAAGCCGGGCTTCTACCGCATCTTCGTTGGATTCGACCCGGACTTCCGTTCCTGGCTAGGTTACACCAGCGTTTTCGTCAGCGAGCTGGCCATTGTCGAACGACAAAATCAGTACACCTCGGTAGCCGAGGGATTGGTCGTGCATGCCCGTGAGGGTACGCCCATCGCCGGTGCCCAAATCGAAGCCTGGCAGCACGGCCAACAAGGAGGCTGGTTCAAAGTCGACGCCCAAACCGTGACCGATCCCCAGGGACGATATTCCCTGCCACTTGGAGTTGGAAATTACATCCTCCTCGTCCGGCATCGGGATCAATTCCTAGCCAGCGACCCCTTGTGGTTGAGAAACGGCCTTGACCTCGGACGGATCCAGCAAAACGTCGTGTTCTTCACAGATCGGTCCATATACCGTCCGGGCCAAACGATCCATTTCAAGGGAATCGTGTTGCGGACAGACGCAGAAGCGGACCGGTACGAGACACTCGCCGGGGAGCCAGTGACCGTTGTGTTCCGCGATGTCAACGGGAAGGAAATCGATCGCTTGCAACTGCGGAGTAATGACTATGGTTCCTTCTCTGGGACCTTCCTGGCACCGCAGAACCGGCTGACAGGAGCCATGACGATCCGAGCGGAGCGCGGCGGACAGGGAGTGGCGGTCGTGCGCGTCGAGGAGTACAAGCGGCCGAAATTCGAGGTGAAGCTGGAAGTGCCCCAGGAAGGCGTGCGCCTCCAACAGGCGGTGTCGGTCCAGGGCACGGCCCAGCAGTACAACGGCGTGCCGGTAGCGGGAGGCAAGGTGGCCTATCGCGTGGTCCGGCAGGTGCGCTATCCGCGCTGGTTACAGGACTTTTGCTGGTGGCGGCCTTGGCGAGAGACCCCTGCCCAAGAAATTGCCCACGGCGTCACGACCACCGGACCGGATGGCCGCTTCACCATCACCTTCTTCGCCCGACCTGACTTGCAAGTGGACCCCGCCGATGATCCTTCCTTCACCTACACCATCACCGCCGACGTGACTGATACCACGGGGGAAACCCGCAGCGGTACCGGTTCGGTCCAGATCGGTTACGTGGCTCTGCGCGCCGAGATGTCCACCCCGGAATGGCTCCCCGCCAGCCAGGAGGTTCCCCTGACGCTGCGTACCACTACTCTCGACGGCCAAGGACAATCGGCCCGCGGCAAGCTGACGATTTACACGCTCCGGCAGCCACCCCAGCCTGTGCGGCAGCCTATGGACAACCCCCGCGAACGTTTCCCCATGCGAGGGGCCAATGGTGGCCAGCAACCCCCCGCTGATCCCAGCCAACCCCATAGTTGGGCCGAGGATAAAGCGGTGCACACCGCCGACTTTTCCACGGATGCCCAAGGGCAATTCACGGCCCGCGTCCGCCTAGCGCCCGGGATTTACCGAGCCATCGTCGCCACCGAAGATCGCTTCGGTAAAAAAGTGACAGCCAAACATCAGTTTATCGTGGTGGAACCGGAGGCGGCCCGCTGTGCCATCCGCCTGCCGCAAGTGCTCGTGGCTCCGAAATGGAGCTGCGAAGTGGGCGAGGAATTCCTCCTGCTCTGGGGCAGCGGTTATGAATCTGCCCAGGCTTATGTGGAAATCGAGCATCGCGGGCGCATTCTCCAGAGCTTCTGGACCGATCCGCAGCGCACGCAACAACTCATCCGCCAGCGGATCGACGAGAAGATGCGCGGCGGGTTCACGGTGCGCGTCCTCTTCGTCCGGGAGAATCGGGCCTATCTGACGCAACGACAGGTGGAGGTCCCCTGGAGCAACAAGCAATTGCAGGTGAAGTGGGAGCGTTTGGTGTCGCGCCTGGAGCCGGGACAGAAGACAACTTTCACGGCGATCATCACCGGGCCGGAGGCTCAGAAAGCTGTAGCGGAAGTGGCCGCGGCGATGTATGACGCCTCCCTTGACGCCTTCTATGTCCACAATTGGCCCCGACAGATCGCCCCCTTCCGCCACGATCATAGCCGCTACTTCCTGCGCTTCGAGAACGGGCCTTCGCGTTTCGCTTTCGTCCGCGCACCAGTACCGGAGGTAGTGAATTTGGAACCCTTCACCTATCGCAGCTTCCCCAAAGAGGTGACCGGGGACCGGCATGGCCATCGCTTCTTCGGATTTGGACCGGACGACGGTTTGATAGGTCGAAGCGGAGCCACCCGCCTCCAACTCCTCTCCGGTTCTCCGCCTGCGATGGCAGAGGCAGCAAGTGAGAGGCTTCGGGCCGCGCCCCAATTAGCTAAAGAAGCTGTTGGGGAATTTGATCGCAACGCCTTGGACCCGGTGGGTGCGCCTCCAGTTCCCCCCAACTCTTCCTCTGCGGCCTTGGATCAGGTCAGCCCCCGCCGCAATCTCCAGGAAACCGCCTTCTTCTTCCCCCATCTCATCAGCAACGCGCAGGGAGAGGTGCGCATCGAGTTCACCGCGCCGGAGGCGTTGACCCGCTGGAAGGTGATGCTCTTTGCCCACGATCCGCAGTTGCGCAGCGGCGGTTTGGCCGCGGAGGTGGTAACCGCCAAGGACCTCATGGTGCAACCCAACCCGCCGCGATTCTTGCGGGAAGGGGACGTGATCGAGTTCACGGCCAAGGTAAGCAATCTCAGCACCGAGGCGATCGCTGGGCAGGTCCGTTTACAACTGTTCGACGCTCGCACCCTGCGTCCCGTGGATGCGGAGCTGGGCAATATCAAAGCTGAGCAGAAATTCGAGTTGGCAGCGAAGGAGAGCAAGACCTACGCCTGGCGCTTGACCGTCCCCGATGGCGTCGGCCCGCTCCTTTATCGCGTGGTGGCGGCAGGGCCGCGGATGAGCGACGGAGAAGAGGCCCACCTCCCCGTGCTCGCCCGGCGCGTCCTGGTGCGGGAATCGCTTCCTTTGCCGATCCGCAACGCAGGCATGAAGACCTTCGAGTTCCGCAAGCTGCTCGAATCCGGCCGCAGCGACACCCTGCGCCATCAGACGTTGACCGTGCAGATGGTGTCCCAACCGGCCTGGTACGCCATCATGGCCTTACCCTATCTGATGGAGTACCCCTACGAATGCAGCGAGCAGGTTTTCAACCGTCTCTATGCCAATGCCCTCGCCCGGCACATCGCCAATAGCGACCCGAGGATCCGCCGGGTGTTCGACCAGTGGAAGGGCACGGCCGCTTTAGACAGCCCGCTGGAGAAGAACGCCGACCTCAAGAGTGTGCTGCTGGAAGAAACCCCGTGGATCCGCGAGGCTGTACGGGAGAGCGAAGCCCGCCGGCAAGTCGGCGTTCTCTTCGATAACGACCGTCTGGACAGAGAGCTGGCAGCGACCCTGCAAAAGCTCGCCCAAATGCAGCACCCCGACGGTGCTTGGCCCTGGTTCCCCGGCGGCCCGCCCAATCACTATATCACCCTTTACATTACCACGGGCTTCGGGCGCTTGCGTCACCTGGGCGTCAAAATCGACATGGAGCCGGCCCTGCGCGCTGTGGTTCACCTGGATCACTTGGCACAGCGCCTATACCTCGAGGCCCAAAAGCACAAACCTCAGGAAAACCACCTCAGCCCAATCGTGGCGTTCTACCTCTACGGCCGCAGCTTCTTCCTCGCCGATCGCGCTATTGCCCCGGAACATCAGGAAGCGGTCAACTATTGGCTGGACCAGGCCCGGAAATACTGGCTCCCCTTGGGGCACCGCCAGTCCCAGGCTCATCTTGCCCTCGGCTTGCATCGCTTCGGCGACAAGGAAACGGCCAGGGCCATTCTCAAGTCGATCCGCGAGCACGCCAAAGTCGAGGAAGAACTTGGCATGTACTGGCGAGATCAGGAGATGTCCCACTCCTGGTTCCGCGCTCCCATCGAAACCCAGGCTTTGATGATCGAAGCCTTCGACGAGGTGCTCGGAGATGCTGAGGCGGTGGAAAACTGCAAGGTCTGGCTGCTGAAGATGAAGCAGACCACCGACTGGAAAACCACGAAAGCCACAGCGGATGCCATCTACGCCCTGCTCTTGCGCGGGGACAATCTCTTGCAGTCCGACGCGCTCGTCGAAGTCACCGTGGGGGACTACAAGATCGTGCCCCAGAAAGTGGAAGCGGGCACCGGCTTCTACGAGCATCGTTTCGTGCAGTCGGACATCAAGCCAGATTACGGCCGCATTACCCTGCGCAAGACGGATGCGGGCGTCAGTTGGGGCAGCATCCACTGGAGTTATCTGGAGGACCTGAGCAAGGTCACGCCGCAGACGGACACGCCTCTGAAGCTGGAAAAGAAACTCTTCCGCCGCACATATGGCAAGAGCGGACCGGTGCTGACACCCGTGGAACCCGGCGCTGCTGTGGCCGTCGGCGATGAATTGGTTGTGCGGATCATCCTGCGCACCGACCGCGACATGGAATATGTCCATCTCAAGGACTACCGGGGCAGCGGCACTGAGCCGGTCAACGTCCTGAGCCGCTACAAGTGGCAGGATGGGTTGGGGTATTATGAATCAACCCGCGATACTGCCAGCCACTTTTTCATCGAGTATCTGCCCAAAGGGGTCTATGTCTTCGAGTACGCCCTACGCGTACAGCACCGCGGCCAATACCCCATGGGTTACGCTCAGGTTCAGTGCATGTACGCTCCGGAGTTCCAGAGCCACTCGGAGACGCTGACCCTGCGAGTCGAGTAA
- a CDS encoding lysylphosphatidylglycerol synthase transmembrane domain-containing protein yields the protein MTYLRVVIKYGIGFGLLIWVVTRYWEDNSATGAPGLRSLLSGPVSEVWLVIAAVLTAGALGLQLVRWYLLVRALELPFTLRDACRLGLVGVFFNTFLPGSIGGDLLKAYFIARENRERKTRAVATVLIDRALGLFGLVLFVAVLGTAAWGLGEERLAGNAELQRVIQVMAVCSGATVAGFILLGYLPQRRVDRFARRLRWLPKIGGVLAEFWFAVWMYRQRPRTMAWGVVLSAASHVALVLAFHASSRVFPATGTAAEQPASLAEHLVIAPIGFIVQALPVSPGGVGVGEAAFAGLYQLSGRSASRGVIARLSLRIVEWLLGAAGYLIYLRMKKELPTALTPASPRTDDSPAAPSAEASGWFPLATPCTPSVNGSLSEATPHPLASPSPRGEGSTPPASIVTPSPPHDTPIPPPSR from the coding sequence ATGACTTATTTGCGTGTGGTGATTAAGTATGGTATCGGCTTCGGTCTGCTGATCTGGGTGGTGACCCGGTACTGGGAGGACAACAGTGCGACGGGGGCGCCAGGGTTGCGGAGTTTGCTGTCGGGGCCGGTGTCGGAAGTGTGGCTTGTAATCGCCGCGGTGCTGACGGCGGGAGCTTTAGGCTTGCAATTGGTGCGCTGGTATCTGCTGGTGCGGGCGTTGGAGTTGCCCTTCACGCTGCGGGATGCTTGCCGGCTGGGTCTGGTGGGGGTGTTTTTCAATACGTTTCTGCCGGGGTCGATCGGGGGGGATTTGCTCAAGGCCTACTTCATTGCGCGGGAGAATCGGGAGCGGAAGACGCGAGCGGTGGCCACGGTGCTGATCGACCGGGCGCTGGGGTTGTTCGGACTGGTGCTGTTCGTGGCGGTTCTGGGCACAGCGGCCTGGGGTCTAGGAGAGGAACGGTTGGCGGGCAACGCCGAGTTGCAGCGGGTGATCCAAGTGATGGCGGTGTGCAGCGGGGCGACAGTAGCGGGGTTCATTCTCTTGGGTTATCTGCCGCAGCGCCGGGTGGACCGGTTTGCTCGCCGCTTACGCTGGCTGCCGAAGATCGGAGGCGTGCTGGCGGAGTTTTGGTTTGCCGTGTGGATGTACCGGCAACGCCCCAGAACGATGGCGTGGGGCGTGGTTTTGTCCGCAGCGTCGCATGTGGCCTTAGTGTTGGCGTTCCATGCCTCCTCCCGCGTCTTTCCTGCAACTGGAACAGCGGCGGAACAGCCGGCCAGTTTGGCCGAGCACCTGGTTATCGCGCCGATCGGCTTCATTGTGCAAGCGCTGCCGGTGTCGCCGGGCGGAGTCGGGGTGGGTGAAGCCGCCTTTGCGGGACTGTACCAGCTCTCCGGACGTTCTGCCAGTCGGGGAGTAATTGCCCGGCTGTCCCTGCGGATTGTGGAATGGCTTCTGGGAGCCGCCGGCTATCTGATTTACTTGCGGATGAAAAAGGAGTTGCCTACCGCCCTGACCCCCGCTTCCCCTCGCACCGACGACTCTCCAGCGGCGCCTTCGGCGGAAGCTTCGGGGTGGTTCCCATTGGCAACTCCCTGTACACCCTCGGTCAACGGTTCCCTCTCGGAAGCCACTCCTCATCCGTTGGCCTCCCCATCTCCCCGCGGCGAGGGTTCCACTCCCCCCGCTTCCATTGTTACCCCGTCCCCTCCCCATGACACTCCCATACCACCGCCTTCCCGCTAG
- the thpR gene encoding RNA 2',3'-cyclic phosphodiesterase: protein MARTRTFIAVEVSAGVRHNAQVLQQTLAQVTPTIKWTHPDTLHLTLLFLGDVEDRNLPEVCEHVQAVTHTFAPFSLHVAGLGAFPDWHHPKILWAGVRQGSEQLRTLHEGIAQRLIPAGLYRPEGRPFTPHLTLGRIPSHATHLSLRRALDKRTDWEAGQTWVDQVIVFASTLERHGPIHTPLFRCPLGAKPTSDAVSPLITPKPLGITNPDQSHQETD, encoded by the coding sequence ATGGCCCGAACTCGCACCTTTATCGCCGTCGAAGTGAGTGCCGGTGTCCGTCACAATGCCCAGGTACTCCAACAAACTTTAGCCCAGGTCACCCCTACCATCAAATGGACCCATCCGGATACTCTCCATCTAACCCTGCTGTTCCTTGGCGATGTCGAGGATCGCAACTTGCCAGAGGTGTGTGAACACGTCCAAGCTGTAACGCATACCTTTGCTCCCTTCTCTCTCCACGTTGCAGGACTGGGAGCCTTCCCCGATTGGCATCACCCGAAGATTCTCTGGGCCGGCGTCCGCCAGGGTAGTGAGCAACTCCGCACCTTGCATGAAGGCATTGCCCAGCGCTTGATCCCCGCCGGTCTATATCGACCGGAAGGCCGACCTTTTACCCCCCACCTGACCTTGGGACGTATCCCATCCCATGCTACTCACCTGTCCTTGCGGCGGGCTCTCGACAAACGCACGGATTGGGAAGCCGGTCAAACCTGGGTCGATCAGGTGATCGTATTCGCCAGCACATTGGAACGTCACGGACCGATTCACACTCCCCTGTTTCGTTGCCCCTTGGGTGCAAAGCCAACTTCCGATGCCGTTTCCCCGCTGATCACGCCCAAACCCCTGGGTATTACCAACCCTGACCAGTCTCACCAGGAGACAGATTGA